GGCCCGGTGGGACGCGAGCTGGCGGTCGAGCTGCTGGCCGACGTCGGGCTGGGCGCCGACGACCTCGACGGCGACGCCTGGGTGGCCGGCTGCGGGCTGACGTTCGTGCACCTGCCGGTGCGCGACGAGGCGCTGCGCCGGGCCCGGCCCTCGGCCTCCGGCTTCGAGCGGCACGTCGACCGGCTGTCCGCCCTGGGCGAGGTGCGGGACCTGCTCGACGCGGTCAACCTGTACGCCGTGGCGGGGGAGGCGCCGGGCCTGCAGGTGCACTCCCGGGTGTTCGTGCCGGGCGCCGGGGTGCCGGAGGACCCGGCGACCGGTTCGGCGGCGGCCGGCCTGGGGATGGCGCTGGTGGCCCGCGGGCTGCTCGGCGACGGTGGCCGGTACACGATCCGCCAGGGCGTCGAGATGGGCCGTCCCTCCACGTTGCACGGCCGGGTCGAGGCCGCCGACGGGCTCGCCACCCGCTGCCACGTGGCCGGGCAGGTGCGCCACGTCGCCCGCGGCGAGATCCTGGTGCCCGAGCTCAGCTGAGCTTCGGCCGCCGGCGTACCCGCCGGTGCAGCACCCGCGGCAGCGGGCCGCGGGTGGTGGCCGGCGTCGGCACCGGGGTGGCCAGGTGCGCGCCGTCGGTGAGCGCGCCCGGCTGCTCCACCAGCTCCCCGGTCGGCTCCAGCCGGGTCACCCGCGAGGTCCGCGCCCAGCCGGCCGGCGCGGTGGCGAGGTCCGGCACGTTCAGCCGGTCGGCGGCCAGGGCGGCGGTGACCGGCTGCCACCGCTCGTCGCCGGGGAGTACGGCGGTCGCCCGCGCGACCCAGGTCAGCAGCCGGCCGCCGTTGTCCTTGCTGCGCATCGTGACCTCGACCCGGCCCGGCTCGGGCAGCTCCTCGATTCCGGGCAGCTGCTGCTCGGCGCCGCCGGAGAGCACGTAGAGCGCGTCGTCGAACCACAGGTGCCAGGCGGCGTGGCTGGTCGGCGGGACGCCGTACCGCAGCCACGAGACGCCGGTCTTGCGGCCGAGCTCGGTGACCAGGGCCAGCGCGACCTGCTCCGGGGCCGGGCCGGCTGCGTCGGTGCTCACGGCACGAGCCTGCCACACCGCAGCGGCCCGGTGGCGCCGGATAGTCTCCCCCTCGACGTCGCCGACGTCCTCGAATCCCCTCAAGGTCACCAGGAGCCAGCACCGTGCCCGGCCGTCCCTTCCTCCCCGTGGGTCCGTCCCGGCGCACCCGCCCGGCCGAGCGGGTCCCGCGCGACCCGGCGACGAGACCGCGCTGAACCGGCTGCAGGTGCCGCTGCTGATGGCCGTGGCCGTCGTGGCGGTCTCGCTGTCCGGGCCGCTGATGGCGGCGAGCGCCGTGCCGGCCCTGGCGATCGCGTTCTGGCGCAACGGGTTCGCGACGATCGCGCTGGCGCCGGCCGCCCTGACCGGCCGGCGCTCCGAGCTGTCCGGGCTCGGCCGGCGACAGCTGGGTCTGATCGGGCTCTCCGGGGCTGCGCTGGCCCTGCACTTCGGGACCTGGGTGACCTCGCTGACGCTGACCTCGGTGGCCTCCGCGACCGCCCTGGTCTGCCTGCAACTGGCCTGGATCGTGGCCTGGCAGCTGGTCCGGGGGCAGCGGTTCGGGCCCCGGGTGGTGGTCGGGCTGGTGCTGGCGTTCAGCGGGGTGCTGGTGGTCTCGGGGGTCGACTTCAGCCTCTCGGCTCGGGCGCTCGCCGGCGACGGGCTGGCGCTGCTCGGCGGGCTGTTCGCCGGCGTCTACACGGTGCTCGGCTCGCAGGCGCGCCGCACGGCCAGCACGACGACGTACACCTTCGTCTGCTACGGCGTGTGCGCCGCGCTGCTGCTCGGGGCCTGCCTGGTCGCGGGGCAGCCGCTCGGTGGCTACCCGCTGCGTCAGTGGGGGCTGCTGCTGCTGGTGACGCTGACCGCCCAGCTGCTCGGACACTCGGTGCTCAACCACCTGCTGGCCACCACCAGCCCGATGGCGGTCTCGCTGGCGCTGCTCCTGGAGGTGCCCGGCGCCGCCCTGCTGGCAGCCCTGCTCCTGGGGCAGCGACCGCCGCCGGCCGCCCTGCTCGGCCTCGCCGTGATGCTGGTCGGGATGGTCCTGGTGGTCCTGGGCAACCGTGGCGGCGTCGCGGCGCCGCTGCTCGAGGCCCCGCCGGACTGAAGCGTCCGACGCCGGGCGGTCCCGAGGGAGCCGCTGCGCGTTCCCCGTCCCGACGGCGCGAACCCCGGCTGGGCGGGTGACGAATGCCACGGCTCGCGGGCCTGCCGCCCGGCGGCGGACCCGCAGTACGCTCCGGACGTTCTCGACCCGAAAGAGGTTCGCACCATGCCGTCCACCCCGAACGAGCCCGCCCAGCAGCGCGCCCGTCGCTCCTGCCACGCCGTGCCCGGCTCCAACCCGCGGTTCCTGGAGAAGGCACAGGGCCTGGAGTCGGACCAGGTCTTCCTCGACATCGAGGACTCGGTGGCCCCGCTCGCGAAGGCGGACGCTCGCAAGAACATCGTCGAGGTGCTCAACACCGGCGACTGGGGGCACCGGGTCCGCACGGTGCGGGTCAACGACTGGACGACCCAGTGGACCTACAAGGACGTGATCGAGGTCGTCGAGGGGGCCGGCGCGAACCTGGACTGCATCATGCTGCCCAAGGTGCAGACGCCGGAGCAGGTGGTCGCCCTCGACGTGCTGCTGACCCAGATCGAGACGACGATGGGCTACGAGGTCGGACGGATCGGCATCGAGGCCCAGATCGAGAACGCACTCGGCCTGATCAACGTCGACGCGATCGCGACCGCCTCGCCCCGCGTGGAGACGATCATCTTCGGCCCGGCCGACTTCATGGCCTCGATCAACATGAAGTCGCTGGTGGTGGGGGAGCAGCCGCCCGGGTACGACGTCGGCGACGCCTACCACTACATCCTGATGCGGATCCTGATGGCGGCCCGCGCCCACGACAAGCAGGCCATCGACGGCCCCTACCTGCAGATCAAGGACCTCGAGGGGTTCAAGCGGGTCGCCGGGCGGTCCGCGGCGCTCGGCTTCGACGGCAAGTGGACGCTGCACCCGGACCAGATCGCGGCCGCCAACGAGGTCTACTCGCCGCTGCAGTCCGACTACGACCACGCCGAGAACATCCTCGACGCCTACGAGTTCTACACCTCGGAGAAGGGCGGCGCGAAGGGTGCGGTCATGCTGGGCGACGAGATGATCGACGAGGCCTCGCGCAAGATGGCGCTCGTCATCTCCGCCAAGGGCCGGGCGGCCGGCATGAGCCGCGAGGACGTCTGGTCGCCGCCGTCGCTCTGACGACGCCGGCGGATTCCCGGCCGGTCCGCCCGCCGGGGGCTACGATCGGCTCATGGTCGGTCGATGGTTCGTGGTGCTGATTCTGTGCGGTCTCGCCGTGTCCGCGTGCGGGGAGGGGACGCCGACCGGGAGGACCGACGCGTCCTCCGCGTCCGCCACGGCGGCCGATCCGGCCGCGTCCTCAGCACCGGCCGAGCCGGCGGACAGCAACGACGATCTGGCGTCGCTGCCCGCCTGCGGGAAGGTCTGGGTCGCCGGCCAGACGATGCCTGGGCGCTACCTCGGCTGCGTCGTCGACGGCAAGTCGGTGAAGGCGCAGTCGCGTCTGTGCTCGTTCGGCAAGCGCCTCTACACCTACGACGACAGCTTCTGGGCGGTCCCGAAGGGTCGCATCGGCCAGGCGTCCGGTGCGCTTCTGGAGGACCCGGCGTACCGGCAGGTCCTCAACTCCTGCACCGGCTGAGTGGCCGGGGGGATCATCCGGCCGGCTGCGTTGATCGGGGATGCCGGTGCGGAATCCCCTGATATCGTTTTCGGCGCCGACCATGCTGAGAACGGGTCTCCCGTGGCAGGAAGCATCGGACGCGTCTCATCTCGGGGCTCTCGCCACTCGGGCGCGACACAAGAACACCATTTCGGGGGATAGGACACGCATGAAGCAGATCACGAGGCTGCTCGCAGCCACGGTCTCGGCTGTGCTGCTGGCAGGTGGGCTGACCGTGGTCCAGGCAGGCCCGGCCGCTGCGGCGCCGGACAACTACACGCCGCCCAGCGGCGCCAAGTTCAACGACCCGCTGAGTGACTCCAGGCGGGCGATCTACAACCACTTGATTCGCAGCATCCGGAGCGTGACCCGGGGCGAGGAGATCCGGATCGCCTCGTGGAACCTCAAGAGCGAGAACTTCGTCGACTCCCTGATCGCAGCGCATCGCCGCGGTGTCAGCGTCCAGGTGATCGTCTCGTCGGGCAACGCCAACGAGGAGAACCCCAACCCGGGGTTCTTCCGGCTCAAGCGGAACCTCAACCACGACGGCAGCCGGCCGGTGGAGCGTCGCAGCTGGGCGATGCTCTGCACGTCCTCGTGCCGCGGTGGCTCGGGTATCGCGCACACGAAGATGTACTTGTTCAGCAAGGTCGGCAACGCCAAGAACGTGGTGATGTTCGGCAGCGCGAACGCGACCGAGGTCGCGGCCACCGGCCAGTGGAACGATCTGTTCACGGTGAAGGGCAAGCGCGCCTTGTACGACCGTTCGGAGCAGATCTTCCGGGAGATGTCGCGCGACCGCCGGGCCAAGCAGCCCTACCAGACGTTCACCGTCGGCAAGTTCCAGGCGATCTGGTATCCCTACTGGTACGGAACCCGGACCTCCGGGGACCCCACCCTGACGGAGCTGCAGCACACCCGCTGCAAGGGCGCGACCGGGGCCGGCGCCGGGGGGCGGACGGTGGTCCGGATCGGCATGACGGCCTGGCTCAGCGCCTCCGGCGAGGACATCGCCAACCGGCTCAAGACGATGTGGAACCGAGGTTGTGACGTCAAGATCGTCTACGCGGTGATCGGCAACCGGATCCTCAAGATCCTGCGCGACCCCACCGGGCGCGGAGCGATCCCGATGCGTCAGATCGTCCAGGACTTCAACGGCGACGGCGTCTACGACCGCTATCTCCACATGAAGGTGCTCACCGTGAGTGGTGTCTGGCGTGGCGACACCAGTGCCAACGTGACCTGGAACGGTTCGTCGAACTGGACGCCGGTCAGCCTCAAGTCCGACGAGATGGGCATGAAGATCCAGGCCACCGGCGTACGCCGCCGCTACGCCAACTGGATCGAGCACCTGTTCAACAACCCTCCCTACAACCCCTACGCACGAAGCGTCAGCGGCCGTACGGCATCGCCGGGCTTCATCGACGAGGCGCCGCGTCCGGCCGACCTGGCCCCGGGCGTGAACCCCTACGCGAAGATCGAGTTCAACTAGCTCACGCGATCGTCAAGCCGACTCGCCGGTGGCGGTCGGGCGAAAGAGAGTATTTTCGCCCGATCCGCTGCCGGTGAGTCGTTTGTGAACTAACGTGCTCAAAGTGTCTGTTGGGACACCGGGTGTCTGCTGCGGGGCAGGGGCTCCCGCACCGCCGACGACTGGAGCCCGGACTGTGCGATCGACCGTCCTGCCCTTCGTGCTGCTGGCCCTGGCGGTCGGCGGGATCGCCGAGACGACCCCCGACGGCCCGCGAGCCGACGACCTCGTCGCCCGTCCGCAGCCGGTGGCCACCCCGGTGAGCACCCAGACGTTCGCGGACTGTGCCGACGTGCTGCTGCTCGCGGCAGGGGGTGGCGGCGAGCGGATCACCTCCACCAATCCCGTCGGTGCGACCGCGAGCGCCCTGGTGCGCCAGTACGCCGCCCGCGCCCGCGCCGGCGGCCGCAGCGTCGAGCGGCGGTACGTCGCCGTGGACGCCCCCGGCGTCGGCTCGCTCAAGCGCTCTGCGACCTTCCGCGGGACGGCCAGTGCGGCCGTCACCCGTGCGAGCGTCAACCTGTGGGCCCGGGGGGTCGATGCCGGAGTCGATGCCGCAGTTGCCTCGGTCACCGAGGCCGCCACCCACTGCCCCGACCAGCAGGTCGTGCTCGCCGGCTACTCCCAGGGCGCCATGGTCATGCACCGCACCCTCGGCCGTCTGGCCGCCTCCGCCGTGCTCGATCGGGTCGTCGGGGCGATGCTGGTCTCCGACGGGGACCGGATCTCCCGCACCCGAGGTCCGATCCTCGGCGCTCCGGCGGCCCCCCGCCGGGGCCAGGGCGTCAGCACCGCGCGTCGCGCCCCGGCCAACGCGCTGCCGACCAGCGGCGCCTCCTACCAGGTGTGGAACCTCTGCACCCGCGGCGACGTCGTCTGCGACCTGCGCGACAACCGGGTGGCCGAGGCGCTGGTGACGAGCCGGACCTACGACGACGCCTCTCGCCGACCCCAGCTGCGCGAGATCGCGCAGCTCGCCTGGGACCGTTCCACCGGGTGGCCGATCCCGGCTCCGCGGGTGGTCACGGTGTCCCGGATCGCGGGGGTACCGCTGAGCCAACAGCTGGCCGTGAACGTCCGCGACGGGCGTGAGCCCTACGTGCGCTGGACGGTGCTCGAGGGTCTGCCCGCCGGGCTCACCCTCAGCGAGACCGGTCTGCTCTCCGGCGCTGCGACCACCGCCGGCTCCTACCGGCTCCTCTACAGCGTCCGGGACGCGAGCCTGGCGGCGTACTCCCACCCCCAGCCGGGCGCCGTGGACCTCACCATCATCCCGGCGGCCCCGGCGCAGGTGCAGACCGGCGGTGGCCAGTCCTGCCAGGTCCGCGTGGACAGCAGCCTGTGGTGCTGGGGCGCGAACGCCTACGGCCAGCTCGGTGACGGCACCAGGACCCGGCGGCTGAACCCGACGAAGGTCGCCTCCGCCGGCTCCTGGGAGACGGTCTCGACCGGAGGATCGACCACCTGCGGGATCAAGAGCGACGCCACGCTGTGGTGCTGGGGCCTCAACTACAAGGGCCAGGTCGGCGACGGCACGCGCGACAACCGGATGTATCCGCAGAAGATCGCCGGTGGCTACGCCAGCGTGAGCACCAACTACTTCCACAGCTGCGGCATCAAGACCACCGGAGCGCTGTTCTGCTGGGGCGCGAACGCCAACGGCCAGCTCGGCGACGGCACCACCGACACCCGTGGCCGTCCCCGCCGGGTGGGCGACGCCGTGGACTGGGTGTCGGTCACCACCGGGGGTACCCACACCTGTGGCGTCCGCCGCGACGGAAGCGCCTGGTGCTGGGGCGCCAACGACTTCGGGCAGCTCGGTGACGGCACCCGGAGCCGCCGCCTGACCCCGATGCGGGTCGGCACAGCGCAGGACTGGGTGCAGCTGAGCAGTGCCTGGTTGCACACCTGCGGGGTGACCACCGGCGGTGAGGTCCGTTGCTGGGGCGACAACCGGGAGGGGCAGCTCGGCGACGGCACCACCCTCCTGCGGACCACTCCGACCCCGGTCGTCTCCGACGAGACCTTCGTCGACGTGGCCACCGGTCAGCAGCACTCCTGTGCGGTGGGCGCGGATCGGACCGCGTGGTGCTGGGGGGCCAACAACTACGGCCAGCTGGGCAACGGCTCAGTGACAGATGCTGCGTCGCCGCAGATGGTCGCCGGCGAGCAGGACTTCGCCCAGGTGTCGGCGTCCTGGTTGCACACCTGCGCCATCCGCGCCGACGGGCGCAGCGCCTGCTGGGGTGCCAACGAGAGCGCGCAGCTCGGCACCGGCGACCTCGTGGACCAGCCGTCGCCGGTGGGGGTCATCCAGTGACCGCCCGAACCTCAGACCAGGCCGAAGAACCGCTCCGGGATCCGCACCAGCGGCATCTCCCGCATCGTGGCGTCCTGGGCCCGACGGATCGCGCGGTAGAGCCCCTTCTGCTTGTGGACGATCACGGCGTCGAGATCGACCTGCCCGGGATCGAACTCCGGCACGCTGCCCGGGGGAACCGGGGCGACCACCTCGTCGAGGATGCTGAC
The DNA window shown above is from Nocardioides mesophilus and carries:
- a CDS encoding PhzF family phenazine biosynthesis protein: MHLAYDVVDVFTDRPFAGNQLAVVHGAGGLSTEQCLALTREFGYSESTFPVPGGAADYATRIFTPEAEIPFAGHPTLGTAWVLRDRGELEADEAVQQCGAGPVGVRFWADRVELSATPRDLAGPVGRELAVELLADVGLGADDLDGDAWVAGCGLTFVHLPVRDEALRRARPSASGFERHVDRLSALGEVRDLLDAVNLYAVAGEAPGLQVHSRVFVPGAGVPEDPATGSAAAGLGMALVARGLLGDGGRYTIRQGVEMGRPSTLHGRVEAADGLATRCHVAGQVRHVARGEILVPELS
- a CDS encoding DMT family transporter — translated: MAVAVVAVSLSGPLMAASAVPALAIAFWRNGFATIALAPAALTGRRSELSGLGRRQLGLIGLSGAALALHFGTWVTSLTLTSVASATALVCLQLAWIVAWQLVRGQRFGPRVVVGLVLAFSGVLVVSGVDFSLSARALAGDGLALLGGLFAGVYTVLGSQARRTASTTTYTFVCYGVCAALLLGACLVAGQPLGGYPLRQWGLLLLVTLTAQLLGHSVLNHLLATTSPMAVSLALLLEVPGAALLAALLLGQRPPPAALLGLAVMLVGMVLVVLGNRGGVAAPLLEAPPD
- a CDS encoding HpcH/HpaI aldolase/citrate lyase family protein, giving the protein MPSTPNEPAQQRARRSCHAVPGSNPRFLEKAQGLESDQVFLDIEDSVAPLAKADARKNIVEVLNTGDWGHRVRTVRVNDWTTQWTYKDVIEVVEGAGANLDCIMLPKVQTPEQVVALDVLLTQIETTMGYEVGRIGIEAQIENALGLINVDAIATASPRVETIIFGPADFMASINMKSLVVGEQPPGYDVGDAYHYILMRILMAARAHDKQAIDGPYLQIKDLEGFKRVAGRSAALGFDGKWTLHPDQIAAANEVYSPLQSDYDHAENILDAYEFYTSEKGGAKGAVMLGDEMIDEASRKMALVISAKGRAAGMSREDVWSPPSL
- a CDS encoding phospholipase D-like domain-containing protein, with amino-acid sequence MKQITRLLAATVSAVLLAGGLTVVQAGPAAAAPDNYTPPSGAKFNDPLSDSRRAIYNHLIRSIRSVTRGEEIRIASWNLKSENFVDSLIAAHRRGVSVQVIVSSGNANEENPNPGFFRLKRNLNHDGSRPVERRSWAMLCTSSCRGGSGIAHTKMYLFSKVGNAKNVVMFGSANATEVAATGQWNDLFTVKGKRALYDRSEQIFREMSRDRRAKQPYQTFTVGKFQAIWYPYWYGTRTSGDPTLTELQHTRCKGATGAGAGGRTVVRIGMTAWLSASGEDIANRLKTMWNRGCDVKIVYAVIGNRILKILRDPTGRGAIPMRQIVQDFNGDGVYDRYLHMKVLTVSGVWRGDTSANVTWNGSSNWTPVSLKSDEMGMKIQATGVRRRYANWIEHLFNNPPYNPYARSVSGRTASPGFIDEAPRPADLAPGVNPYAKIEFN
- a CDS encoding cutinase family protein codes for the protein MRSTVLPFVLLALAVGGIAETTPDGPRADDLVARPQPVATPVSTQTFADCADVLLLAAGGGGERITSTNPVGATASALVRQYAARARAGGRSVERRYVAVDAPGVGSLKRSATFRGTASAAVTRASVNLWARGVDAGVDAAVASVTEAATHCPDQQVVLAGYSQGAMVMHRTLGRLAASAVLDRVVGAMLVSDGDRISRTRGPILGAPAAPRRGQGVSTARRAPANALPTSGASYQVWNLCTRGDVVCDLRDNRVAEALVTSRTYDDASRRPQLREIAQLAWDRSTGWPIPAPRVVTVSRIAGVPLSQQLAVNVRDGREPYVRWTVLEGLPAGLTLSETGLLSGAATTAGSYRLLYSVRDASLAAYSHPQPGAVDLTIIPAAPAQVQTGGGQSCQVRVDSSLWCWGANAYGQLGDGTRTRRLNPTKVASAGSWETVSTGGSTTCGIKSDATLWCWGLNYKGQVGDGTRDNRMYPQKIAGGYASVSTNYFHSCGIKTTGALFCWGANANGQLGDGTTDTRGRPRRVGDAVDWVSVTTGGTHTCGVRRDGSAWCWGANDFGQLGDGTRSRRLTPMRVGTAQDWVQLSSAWLHTCGVTTGGEVRCWGDNREGQLGDGTTLLRTTPTPVVSDETFVDVATGQQHSCAVGADRTAWCWGANNYGQLGNGSVTDAASPQMVAGEQDFAQVSASWLHTCAIRADGRSACWGANESAQLGTGDLVDQPSPVGVIQ